One window of Thermocoleostomius sinensis A174 genomic DNA carries:
- a CDS encoding response regulator, producing MSSKSYRILIVDDVVDNALLLQAFLESEGHTVDIADSADLALEKLAASSFDVALLDVMMPKMNGYELTRAIRRDEKLRTVRVILVTAYIDACRIKGLAAGANDFVRKPIDFEELHSKIENLLQYTRGAKKQGKLRGHSSTF from the coding sequence ATGTCTTCCAAAAGCTACCGAATCTTGATCGTAGACGATGTGGTTGATAATGCACTCCTACTTCAGGCATTTCTAGAATCTGAAGGACATACGGTTGATATAGCAGACAGCGCCGATTTAGCTCTAGAAAAACTAGCGGCTTCTTCCTTTGATGTTGCCCTGCTTGATGTGATGATGCCCAAAATGAATGGATATGAGTTAACACGAGCAATTCGACGAGATGAAAAGCTGCGTACTGTCCGCGTCATTCTAGTTACAGCTTATATTGATGCCTGCCGAATTAAAGGATTAGCAGCTGGGGCCAACGACTTTGTGCGTAAACCGATCGATTTTGAAGAGTTGCACTCAAAAATCGAGAATTTGTTGCAGTACACACGAGGAGCCAAAAAGCAGGGCAAACTACGAGGACACAGCAGTACCTTTTAA
- a CDS encoding DUF2459 domain-containing protein — translation MNQGELIQYAYGDWKYYALGQQDWENTIAAVLIPTQGALGRRIFTSLTEFQQTSQQEQATILSVAVASAKVEQLRQELNQRFDRQLSTYTENPDTGLTLVRDEQDYTLLHNSNHELVEWLQALDCRVRGFVLWANFRTTQLVSTVVKQLSNFKP, via the coding sequence ATGAATCAAGGAGAATTGATTCAGTATGCCTATGGAGATTGGAAGTATTATGCACTGGGTCAACAAGATTGGGAAAATACAATCGCAGCCGTTTTAATTCCTACGCAAGGCGCATTGGGACGGCGCATATTTACAAGCCTAACTGAGTTTCAACAAACATCTCAGCAGGAACAAGCCACCATTCTCAGTGTCGCTGTCGCGAGCGCAAAAGTAGAGCAATTACGGCAAGAATTAAACCAGCGGTTCGATCGACAACTTAGCACCTATACTGAAAACCCCGATACAGGGCTTACTCTTGTTCGCGATGAGCAAGACTACACTTTACTTCACAATAGTAACCATGAATTAGTGGAGTGGTTACAAGCTTTGGACTGTCGTGTGCGCGGCTTTGTCTTATGGGCAAATTTTCGGACAACCCAGTTAGTTTCAACGGTTGTCAAACAACTCTCTAATTTCAAGCCTTAA